A genomic region of Priestia aryabhattai contains the following coding sequences:
- a CDS encoding flavodoxin family protein, giving the protein MKLKALVLNCTLKKSSEVSNTGALIGEVVKIFEKNEVQTEVITIADYTIGHGISEKAVNNEDEWPSIFEKVKEADIVIIGSPIWLGEQSSITTQIIERLYGGSSLTNNKGQYIYYNKVGGVVVTGNEDGAKHVSRSVIYALSHIGFTIPPNVDTYWVGEAGPGPSFIEAEGNKNDFTMQHVKIMAHNLMHFAKLLKNHPIPTEGNVINS; this is encoded by the coding sequence ATGAAACTGAAAGCTCTTGTACTTAATTGTACGTTAAAGAAAAGTTCTGAAGTCTCAAACACAGGTGCGTTAATTGGTGAAGTGGTGAAGATATTTGAGAAGAATGAGGTGCAAACAGAAGTTATAACCATAGCAGATTATACGATTGGACACGGAATTTCAGAAAAAGCAGTAAATAATGAAGATGAATGGCCTTCTATTTTTGAAAAAGTAAAGGAAGCAGATATTGTCATAATAGGCTCTCCTATTTGGCTAGGCGAGCAAAGTAGTATTACTACCCAAATTATAGAAAGGCTTTATGGTGGAAGTAGCCTAACAAATAATAAGGGACAATACATTTATTACAACAAAGTAGGTGGAGTGGTTGTGACGGGAAATGAGGATGGTGCCAAACACGTTTCACGTTCAGTCATCTATGCATTATCTCATATAGGGTTTACCATTCCCCCTAATGTGGACACGTATTGGGTAGGAGAAGCAGGGCCAGGACCATCCTTTATTGAAGCTGAAGGAAATAAAAATGATTTTACCATGCAACATGTGAAAATAATGGCCCATAATCTAATGCATTTTGCAAAATTATT